GCTGTCAGAGGGAGACTATACGCTGGTTGATGTGCGCGAAAAGCATGAGTGGGACGAAGGCTACATCCCCGGCGCGATTCATGTCCCGCGTGGGTACCTCGAACTTGATATTGAAGAAGCAGTACCCGATAAAGACAAGCCGGTGATTCTGTATTGCGCGGGTGGCGTTCGCTCTGTCCTGGCAGCCGATACCCTGAAGCGTATGGGCTATCGTGAGCCGGTATCTATGGCTGGCGGTTTTGGCATGTGGAAGGGGCTGGGGTATCCATTCACACAACCACGTGTGCTGACTCAGGCGCAGGCCAGGCGTTACAGCCGCCATTTGCTGGTGCCAGAGGTCGGCGAGCAGGGCCAGATGAAACTGTTGGACGCCAAAGTCCTGCTGATCGGCGCGGGCGGCCTGGGGTCGCCAGCGGCCTATTATCTGGCCGCCGCGGGCGTAGGGACGCTGGGCATCATAGACGCCGACATCGTGGACGAGAGCAACCTCCAACGCCAGATTCTGCATAACACCAGCCGCATTGGTCGCCTGAAGGTTGATTCGGCGCGCGAGACTATCGAGGCGCTCAACCCCGATAGTAAGGTCGTGACCATCAATGACCGCCTCACTAAAGAAAACGTGGCCGAACTGATCGCCGGCTACGATATTATTCTGGATGGCACTGACAATTTCCCCACGCGCTATCTGCTGAATGACGCCTCAGTCATGGCAAACAAGCCGGTGGTGCATGGCAGCGTCTTCCGCTTCGAGGGGCAGCTTACCGTCTTTAAGCCCTATGATGGGCCATGCTATCGCTGCCTCTATCCTGAGCCACCGCCCGCCGCGCTGGCTCCTAGCTGCGCCGAAGCAG
This genomic interval from Ktedonobacterales bacterium contains the following:
- the moeB gene encoding molybdopterin-synthase adenylyltransferase MoeB, with translation MRRARSEIKEWNPTEVKSRLSEGDYTLVDVREKHEWDEGYIPGAIHVPRGYLELDIEEAVPDKDKPVILYCAGGVRSVLAADTLKRMGYREPVSMAGGFGMWKGLGYPFTQPRVLTQAQARRYSRHLLVPEVGEQGQMKLLDAKVLLIGAGGLGSPAAYYLAAAGVGTLGIIDADIVDESNLQRQILHNTSRIGRLKVDSARETIEALNPDSKVVTINDRLTKENVAELIAGYDIILDGTDNFPTRYLLNDASVMANKPVVHGSVFRFEGQLTVFKPYDGPCYRCLYPEPPPAALAPSCAEAGVLGILPGIVGMLQASEVIKLILEKGDPLVGRLLTFDALSAEFQELKLYRDPQCPACGANAHPENLPTYEEICAL